A stretch of the Lineus longissimus chromosome 10, tnLinLong1.2, whole genome shotgun sequence genome encodes the following:
- the LOC135494503 gene encoding uncharacterized protein LOC135494503 — protein MGDPFPGHARPPHQQYNANSSVHAEEHEHVSIGTIVRKACTLFSIILTTALFLLIGPCLCFLKMGPGVRILILWVWLTLLAIFFGFSLRFVVFNGVTHVIAPFDQRRLVAKTSSLFCDALEINSTKRADFYSFENNPRTEKERFSYSERHEIRLTVNESATFPFYLLRGSDVIANVTSVTPISLTILRGEDELRRWWKRHFESKRDLTGTKFEKEFNFENNNEFVSFVFTPEKFDPGGAEKVEFSVIFSVKRTRIDLTASENFCKNVKYCYLDYRFNSYQTVIVDVPFFNRSGKVPVRYEADDDNVEYRESGILVAPPTGKFRNDLDKKDESDRNNAQNVIETRDQKPIPYLYYRCAPNIYIYLFLFLLVPVALGSLGSGIIYACQRAQGRPEEYTPILAKHSKDPIRKYSNVWLY, from the coding sequence ATGGGGGATCCGTTCCCAGGACACGCGCGCCCTCCACATCAGCAATACAACGCGAACTCTTCCGTCCACGCAGAAGAACACGAACATGTCTCCATTGGTACCATCGTCCGGAAAGCCTGCACCCTCTTCTCAATCATTCTGACCACAGCCTTGTTCCTACTAATCGGACCTTGTTTGTGCTTTCTTAAAATGGGGCCAGGCGTACGGATACTGATTCTTTGGGTGTGGCTGACTCTCCTAGCAATATTCTTCGGATTTTCACTACGTTTTGTAGTTTTCAATGGAGTAACGCACGTAATTGCACCATTTGATCAGCGACGCCTCGTGGCGAAGACATCTAGTTTATTTTGTGATGCGCTCGAAATAAATAGCACGAAACGGGCcgatttttattcatttgagAATAACCCAAGGACAGAAAAAGAACGATTTTCTTACTCAGAACGTCATGAAATTAGATTGACTGTGAATGAATCCGCAACATTTCCTTTCTATCTGCTCCGCGGGAGTGACGTTATCGCAAACGTCACATCCGTGACGCCGATATCGCTGACAATTTTGCGCGGGGAAGACGAACTAAGACGGTGGTGGAAGAGACATTTTGAATCAAAAAGAGACTTAACTGGTACAAAATTCGAAAAAgagtttaattttgaaaataataatGAATTCGTCAGTTTTGTCTTCACCCCTGAGAAGTTCGACCCAGGCGGGGCAGAGAAAGTTGAATTTTCTGTCATATTTTCCGTGAAGCGAACACGAATCGATCTGACAGCAAGCGAAAATTTTTGCAAGAATGTGAAATATTGTTACCTTGACTACAGGTTCAACTCTTATCAAACAGTTATAGTGGACGTGCCTTTCTTCAACCGGTCTGGCAAAGTGCCAGTAAGATATGAAGCAGACGACGACAACGTCGAATATCGCGAGAGCGGAATTCTGGTCGCGCCACCTACAGGAAAATTTCGAAATGACCTTGATAAAAAGGACGAAAGTGACAGGAATAATGcgcaaaatgttattgaaaccAGAGACCAAAAACCAATTCCGTATTTATACTATAGATGTGCGCCAAATATTTATATATACTTGTTTTTGTTTCTACTCGTGCCAGTGGCGCTTGGGAGTTTAGGTTCTGGCATCATTTACGCCTGTCAGAGAGCGCAGGGGAGACCAGAAGAATATACCCCCATCTTGGCAAAACATTCTAAAGATCCTATTAGGAAATACAGCAATGTTTGgctttattga